In Drosophila santomea strain STO CAGO 1482 chromosome 2L, Prin_Dsan_1.1, whole genome shotgun sequence, a single window of DNA contains:
- the LOC120447865 gene encoding collagen alpha-2(IX) chain yields the protein MGIEPISTASAPFAHFRAPTCPPGLQWDAMSMICLPSMDTDLYLKPGGSWNPPVQRPVQKPVQKPGEIREVKPGGSTGGDTKESPGGKPVPPPVGKPGGSSAGGSGGSPQVKPVEGSEGNPGAKPAGRPESKPGGSSGGAAVGSPGGKPIESPQGKPAGDGEGSKGGPGENPIGSPGGKPAGSSGENSKGSAEGKPAGSAEGSKNVNSNDIIIG from the coding sequence ATGGGTATAGAACCGATTTCTACAGCTTCTGCGCCATTTGCCCATTTTAGGGCTCCGACTTGTCCGCCAGGATTGCAGTGGGACGCTATGTCTATGATTTGCCTCCCGTCCATGGATACTGATCTATACTTGAAACCTGGGGGCTCGTGGAACCCGCCTGTACAAAGGCCTGTTCAAAAGCCTGTACAGAAGCCTGGAGAAATACGTGAAGTAAAACCTGGAGGAAGTACTGGCGGTGACACTAAAGAAAGTCCCGGTGGAAAGCCTGTGCCGCCTCCAGTTGGAAAACCGGGTGGTAGTTCTGCAGGAGGCTCTGGGGGAAGTCCTCAGGTTAAGCCTGTAGAAGGTTCTGAAGGAAATCCTGGGGCCAAACCAGCAGGACGTCCTGAGAGCAAACCAGGTGGTAGTTCTGGCGGAGCTGCTGTAGGAAGTCCTGGAGGAAAACCTATAGAAAGTCCCCAAGGAAAACCTGCGGGCGATGGTGAAGGATCGAAAGGAGGTCCCGGAGAAAACCCGATTGGAAGTCCTGGAGGAAAACCTGCAGGTAGTTCTGGAGAAAACTCCAAAGGAAGTGCGGAAGGAAAACCTGCTGGGTCCGCTGAAGGATCTAAGAACGTAAATAGCAACGATATTATTATAGGCTGA
- the LOC120447618 gene encoding solute carrier organic anion transporter family member 5A1 isoform X1, translated as MSAKHIEQYTNPSFEQESDPPPPPMPVGGVADVGAGSAISSSSNGHIANDAGTANRKGHRRQESMYQMTGLYSETNSGDDSSIDAALDQDNQPHATSYLAGEQLQSAVGGPGGGPPVVADSVTVKCHSRQASASKCPADPEEDFDEEQFRSGDCGILNCRPYGIQRFARIKIFVVLLSLLVMMQQALSSGYINSVITTIEKRFEIPSSYSGLIASSYEIGNVITVIFVSYLGSRRHIPVWIGIGAVIMGIGSLVFMVPHFTGEPNPGIAIVNKTSDNICKSALVRDQDMDLGRLSSGLSNQPLAPHTLREDNCLEGKASTTGPVLLFVLAQLLLGCGGSPLFTLGTTYVDDHVRTESSSMYIGFMYSMGAFGPVVGFLLGAYLLSFHMDSLSSTTISITPGDRRWVGMWWGGFLLCGVILLVVAVPFFSFPKVLAREKKKIRKSSVVQPVLPNNSRATVATDEMGKVKKLEIVAVTSKEDQSQPPPKVDTGYGKDIKDIPQSMLRLVKNPVYIVTCLGACMELMIVSGFVVFLPKYLETQFSLGKSQANIFTGSIAVPGACIGIFLGGCILKRFQLKPKGAVQFVLITNVICLACYAMLFFLGCDNLKMAGTTIPYYTSNKHGSTLEQPFQVNLTAACNFGCECLTSEVEPVCGNNGLTYFSPCHAGCTAFSSTSNTNYTNCACVRANISSSIYRGAGGSQAQALNANENFAEVTVVPVATAGPCATPCRTIYPFLILLFFMTFLVASTQMPLLMIVLRSVSEEERSFALGMQFVIFRLFGYIPAPILFGNLIDSTCILWKSSCGEKGGRCLIYDIEKFRYKYVGLCASVKLIALVIFMVDWWLVRRRKQLEKMKPLNASDPIIGSIISLDKLFEEKLSGAEPSTAFVGGGGELIIPTEILRHSRNDSRTMQMDYCYDKCGHVVTPANTCNQPQTKSKKHFRSASCDVKMIKSFARDHNSSSGPADAAGQDAGGASTKYKNLKKFQAHTRNHSTDLHDSSQPIRYIQNQLRPQDCAEEDDDEELTTGCGHFVKKHSRNHSYDQIYMPNNIRFDADFLRHPHSHHNPKKNVNVLKNVVSDIGKLKNSNEIEAGGSGSRGHSRNNSKDLNTKITSGTPANNASGQVVTEASTTGLSVLRHRRTNSKDLNYQVLPESAPASSVSGHAHPQHTRNTSHHKIQIDDDRNELIQDNDDEEEERSACA; from the exons ATGTCGGCCAAGCACATCGAGCAGTATACGAATCCCTCCTTCGAGCAGGAATCCGACCCACCGCCTCCCCCAATGCCcgtggggggcgtggcagatgTGGGAGCAGGCAGcgccatcagcagcagcagcaatggcCACATTGCCAACGATGCCGGCACGGCAAATCGCAAAGGTCACAG GCGGCAGGAATCGATGTACCAGATGACCGGCCTCTACTCGGAGACGAATAGCGGCGACGACAGCAGCATAGATGCGGCTCTAGACCAGGACAACCAGCCCCATGCCACATCCTACCTGGCCGGGGAACAGTTGCAGTCGGCAGTTGGCGGCCCAGGAGGTGGACCACCAGTGGTGGCCGACAGCGTGACGGTGAAGTGCCACAGTCGACAGGCATCGGCGAGTAAATGTCCTGCTGATCCGGAGGAGGACTTCGACGAGGAGCAGTTCCGATCGGGCGATTGCGGCATTCTCAATTGCAGACCCTACGGAATCCAGCGATTCGCCCGCATCAAGATCTTTGTGGTGCTGCTCTCGCTGCTGGTGATGATGCAGCAGGCCCTCAGTTCGGGTTACATTAACTCTGTGATCACCACAATCGAGAAGCGCTTCGAGATCCCCTCCAGCTATTCGGGCTTGATAGCCTCCAGCTATGAGATCGGCAACGTGATCACGGTGATCTTCGTTAGCTACCTGGGCAGCCGACGTCACATTCCCGTGTGGATTGGCATCGGAGCTGTAATCATGGGCATCGGCTCGCTGGTGTTTATGGTGCCGCATTTCACGGGCGAGCCCAATCCGGGAATAGCGATCGTCAACAAGACCAGCGACAACATTTGCAAGAGTGCCTTGGTTAGAGATCAGGACATGGACCTGGGTCGCCTGTCCAGCGGACTATCCAATCAACCCCTGGCGCCGCACACGCTGCGCGAGGACAACTGCCTGGAGGGCAAGGCCTCCACCACTGGGCCGGTGCTACTCTTTGTGCTCGCCCAGCTGCTCCTCGGATGCGGAGGCAGCCCACTCTTTACGCTGGGCACCACCTACGTGGACGATCACGTGCGAACGGAGAGCTCCTCGATGTACATCGGATTCATGTACAGCATGGGAGCCTTTGGGCCAGTGGTGGGATTCCTGCTTGGCGCCTACCTGCTGTCGTTCCACATGGACTCACTCTCCTCCACCACCATATCGATCA CTCCCGGCGACAGACGATGGGTGGGAATGTGGTGGGGCGGTTTCCTGCTATGCGGAGTCATTCTGCTGGTGGTGGCCGTGCCCTTCTTCTCCTTCCCCAAAGTGCTCGCGCGCGAAAAGAAGAAGATACGGAAGAGCAGCGTAGTGCAACCCGTTTTGCCGAACAACTCTAGAGCCACTGTGGCGACGGATGAGATGGGCAAGGTGAAGAAGCTGGAGATAGTGGCCGTGACCAGCAAGGAGGACCAGTCGCAGCCGCCGCCCAAGGTGGACACGGGCTACGGGAAGGACATCAAGGATATTCCGCAGTCGATGCTGCGTCTGGTGAAGAATCCCGTATACATCGTGACCTGCCTGGGCGCCTGCATGGAGCTGATGATCGTCTCTGGCTTCGTGGTCTTTCTGCCCAAGTACCTAGAGACGCAGTTCAGCCTGGGCAAGAGCCAGGCCAACATCTTTACTGGCTCGATCGCCGTTCCAGGAGCCTGTATTGGCATCTTCCTCGGTGGCTGTATCTTGAAACGATTCCAACTGAAGCCCAAGGGTGCCGTCCAATTTGTCCTGATCACTAACGTCATTTGCCTGGCCTGTTACGCGATGCTCTTCTTCCTTGGTTGCGACAATCTTAAGATGGCTGGCACCACGATTCCCTACTACACCAGCAACAAGCATGGTTCTACTTTGGAGCAGCCCTTCCAGGTGAACCTCACGGCCGCCTGCAACTTTGGCTGTGAGTGCCTGACCAGCGAGGTGGAGCCGGTGTGCGGCAACAATGGACTCACCTATTTTAGTCCTTGCCACGCCGGCTGCACTGCCTTTTCATCCACATCCAACACCAACTACACCAACTGCGCCT gTGTTCGCGCCAACATCTCGAGCAGCATTTATCGTGGCGCTGGTGGCAGCCAAGCCCAGGCGCTCAACGCCAACGAGAACTTCGCCGAGGTGACGGTGGTTCCGGTGGCCACCGCCGGTCCATGTGCCACGCCATGCCGCACTATTTATCCGTTCCTCATACTGCTATTTTTCATGACCTTTTTGGTGGCCTCTACGCAGATGCCGCTGCTCATGATCGTGCTGCGATCGGTATCGGAGGAGGAACGTTCCTTCGCGCTTGGCATGCAGTTTGTAATCTTTCGACTTTTCGGATACATACCGGCTCCAATTCTGTTCGGAAATCTAATCGATTCCACTTGCATTCTCTGGAAGTCGTCCTGCGGCGAGAAGGGCGGTCGCTGTCTCATCTACGACATTGAAAAGTTCCGATATAA atATGTTGGACTGTGTGCATCTGTAAAGCTGATTGCCTTGGTTATCTTTATGGTGGATTGGTGGCTGGTGCGCAGGCGCAAGCAGCTTGAGAAAATGAAGCCGCTTAACGCCAGCGATCCCATAATCGGATCCATCATTAGCCTAGACAAAT TATTTGAAGAAAAGCTGTCGGGTGCCGAGCCGTCAACTGCTTTTGTTGGTGGTGGAGGAGAGCTGATCATACCCACAGAGATACTTCGTCATTCCCGCAACGATTCACGCACCATGCAAATGGATTATTG CTACGACAAATGCGGTCATGTGGTGACACCGGCAAACACCTGCAACCAGCCACAGACCAAGTCCAAGAAACACTTCCGAAGTGCCTCTTGTGACGTAAAGATGATCAAGAGCTTTGCCCGGGATCACAACTCATCTAGCGGACCTGCGGATGCGGCAGGTCAGGATGCTGGTGGTGCCAGCACAAAATACAAGAATCTCAAAAAGTTCCAAGCGCACACGCGCAATCACTCGACAGACCTACACGACTCCAGCCAACCCATCCGATATATTCAAAACCAACTCCGGCCGCAGGACTGCGCCGAAGAAGACGATGACGAAGAGCTGACCACCGGCTGCGGACATTTCGTTAAAAAGCACTCCCGGAACCACAGCTACGACCAAATATACATGCCCAATAACATACGCTTCGATGCGGACTTTCTACGTCATCCCCATTCCCACCACAATCCCAAGAAGAATGTGAATGTTTTAAAGAATGTGGTTTCGGATATTGGAAAGCTAAAGAATTCTAATGAAATAGAAGCTGGTGGATCTGGATCACGTGGACACTCCCGCAACAACTCGAAGGACTTGAACACCAAAATTACTAGTGGTACTCCTGCAAACAACGCGTCTGGTCAGGTAGTAACGGAGGCCAGCACCACGGGCCTAAGTGTGCTGCGACATCGGCGAACCAACTCCAAGGATCTAAATTATCAAGTGCTGCCGGAGTCTGCTCCCGCCAGCTCGGTGTCAGGGCACGCACATCCACAGCACACGCGAAACACGTCGCACCACAAGATACAGATCGATGACGATCGAAACGAGCTCATTCAAGACAATGATGATGAAGAGGAGGAGCGTTCCGCGTGTGCTTAG
- the LOC120447618 gene encoding solute carrier organic anion transporter family member 5A1 isoform X2: protein MYQMTGLYSETNSGDDSSIDAALDQDNQPHATSYLAGEQLQSAVGGPGGGPPVVADSVTVKCHSRQASASKCPADPEEDFDEEQFRSGDCGILNCRPYGIQRFARIKIFVVLLSLLVMMQQALSSGYINSVITTIEKRFEIPSSYSGLIASSYEIGNVITVIFVSYLGSRRHIPVWIGIGAVIMGIGSLVFMVPHFTGEPNPGIAIVNKTSDNICKSALVRDQDMDLGRLSSGLSNQPLAPHTLREDNCLEGKASTTGPVLLFVLAQLLLGCGGSPLFTLGTTYVDDHVRTESSSMYIGFMYSMGAFGPVVGFLLGAYLLSFHMDSLSSTTISITPGDRRWVGMWWGGFLLCGVILLVVAVPFFSFPKVLAREKKKIRKSSVVQPVLPNNSRATVATDEMGKVKKLEIVAVTSKEDQSQPPPKVDTGYGKDIKDIPQSMLRLVKNPVYIVTCLGACMELMIVSGFVVFLPKYLETQFSLGKSQANIFTGSIAVPGACIGIFLGGCILKRFQLKPKGAVQFVLITNVICLACYAMLFFLGCDNLKMAGTTIPYYTSNKHGSTLEQPFQVNLTAACNFGCECLTSEVEPVCGNNGLTYFSPCHAGCTAFSSTSNTNYTNCACVRANISSSIYRGAGGSQAQALNANENFAEVTVVPVATAGPCATPCRTIYPFLILLFFMTFLVASTQMPLLMIVLRSVSEEERSFALGMQFVIFRLFGYIPAPILFGNLIDSTCILWKSSCGEKGGRCLIYDIEKFRYKYVGLCASVKLIALVIFMVDWWLVRRRKQLEKMKPLNASDPIIGSIISLDKLFEEKLSGAEPSTAFVGGGGELIIPTEILRHSRNDSRTMQMDYCYDKCGHVVTPANTCNQPQTKSKKHFRSASCDVKMIKSFARDHNSSSGPADAAGQDAGGASTKYKNLKKFQAHTRNHSTDLHDSSQPIRYIQNQLRPQDCAEEDDDEELTTGCGHFVKKHSRNHSYDQIYMPNNIRFDADFLRHPHSHHNPKKNVNVLKNVVSDIGKLKNSNEIEAGGSGSRGHSRNNSKDLNTKITSGTPANNASGQVVTEASTTGLSVLRHRRTNSKDLNYQVLPESAPASSVSGHAHPQHTRNTSHHKIQIDDDRNELIQDNDDEEEERSACA from the exons ATGTACCAGATGACCGGCCTCTACTCGGAGACGAATAGCGGCGACGACAGCAGCATAGATGCGGCTCTAGACCAGGACAACCAGCCCCATGCCACATCCTACCTGGCCGGGGAACAGTTGCAGTCGGCAGTTGGCGGCCCAGGAGGTGGACCACCAGTGGTGGCCGACAGCGTGACGGTGAAGTGCCACAGTCGACAGGCATCGGCGAGTAAATGTCCTGCTGATCCGGAGGAGGACTTCGACGAGGAGCAGTTCCGATCGGGCGATTGCGGCATTCTCAATTGCAGACCCTACGGAATCCAGCGATTCGCCCGCATCAAGATCTTTGTGGTGCTGCTCTCGCTGCTGGTGATGATGCAGCAGGCCCTCAGTTCGGGTTACATTAACTCTGTGATCACCACAATCGAGAAGCGCTTCGAGATCCCCTCCAGCTATTCGGGCTTGATAGCCTCCAGCTATGAGATCGGCAACGTGATCACGGTGATCTTCGTTAGCTACCTGGGCAGCCGACGTCACATTCCCGTGTGGATTGGCATCGGAGCTGTAATCATGGGCATCGGCTCGCTGGTGTTTATGGTGCCGCATTTCACGGGCGAGCCCAATCCGGGAATAGCGATCGTCAACAAGACCAGCGACAACATTTGCAAGAGTGCCTTGGTTAGAGATCAGGACATGGACCTGGGTCGCCTGTCCAGCGGACTATCCAATCAACCCCTGGCGCCGCACACGCTGCGCGAGGACAACTGCCTGGAGGGCAAGGCCTCCACCACTGGGCCGGTGCTACTCTTTGTGCTCGCCCAGCTGCTCCTCGGATGCGGAGGCAGCCCACTCTTTACGCTGGGCACCACCTACGTGGACGATCACGTGCGAACGGAGAGCTCCTCGATGTACATCGGATTCATGTACAGCATGGGAGCCTTTGGGCCAGTGGTGGGATTCCTGCTTGGCGCCTACCTGCTGTCGTTCCACATGGACTCACTCTCCTCCACCACCATATCGATCA CTCCCGGCGACAGACGATGGGTGGGAATGTGGTGGGGCGGTTTCCTGCTATGCGGAGTCATTCTGCTGGTGGTGGCCGTGCCCTTCTTCTCCTTCCCCAAAGTGCTCGCGCGCGAAAAGAAGAAGATACGGAAGAGCAGCGTAGTGCAACCCGTTTTGCCGAACAACTCTAGAGCCACTGTGGCGACGGATGAGATGGGCAAGGTGAAGAAGCTGGAGATAGTGGCCGTGACCAGCAAGGAGGACCAGTCGCAGCCGCCGCCCAAGGTGGACACGGGCTACGGGAAGGACATCAAGGATATTCCGCAGTCGATGCTGCGTCTGGTGAAGAATCCCGTATACATCGTGACCTGCCTGGGCGCCTGCATGGAGCTGATGATCGTCTCTGGCTTCGTGGTCTTTCTGCCCAAGTACCTAGAGACGCAGTTCAGCCTGGGCAAGAGCCAGGCCAACATCTTTACTGGCTCGATCGCCGTTCCAGGAGCCTGTATTGGCATCTTCCTCGGTGGCTGTATCTTGAAACGATTCCAACTGAAGCCCAAGGGTGCCGTCCAATTTGTCCTGATCACTAACGTCATTTGCCTGGCCTGTTACGCGATGCTCTTCTTCCTTGGTTGCGACAATCTTAAGATGGCTGGCACCACGATTCCCTACTACACCAGCAACAAGCATGGTTCTACTTTGGAGCAGCCCTTCCAGGTGAACCTCACGGCCGCCTGCAACTTTGGCTGTGAGTGCCTGACCAGCGAGGTGGAGCCGGTGTGCGGCAACAATGGACTCACCTATTTTAGTCCTTGCCACGCCGGCTGCACTGCCTTTTCATCCACATCCAACACCAACTACACCAACTGCGCCT gTGTTCGCGCCAACATCTCGAGCAGCATTTATCGTGGCGCTGGTGGCAGCCAAGCCCAGGCGCTCAACGCCAACGAGAACTTCGCCGAGGTGACGGTGGTTCCGGTGGCCACCGCCGGTCCATGTGCCACGCCATGCCGCACTATTTATCCGTTCCTCATACTGCTATTTTTCATGACCTTTTTGGTGGCCTCTACGCAGATGCCGCTGCTCATGATCGTGCTGCGATCGGTATCGGAGGAGGAACGTTCCTTCGCGCTTGGCATGCAGTTTGTAATCTTTCGACTTTTCGGATACATACCGGCTCCAATTCTGTTCGGAAATCTAATCGATTCCACTTGCATTCTCTGGAAGTCGTCCTGCGGCGAGAAGGGCGGTCGCTGTCTCATCTACGACATTGAAAAGTTCCGATATAA atATGTTGGACTGTGTGCATCTGTAAAGCTGATTGCCTTGGTTATCTTTATGGTGGATTGGTGGCTGGTGCGCAGGCGCAAGCAGCTTGAGAAAATGAAGCCGCTTAACGCCAGCGATCCCATAATCGGATCCATCATTAGCCTAGACAAAT TATTTGAAGAAAAGCTGTCGGGTGCCGAGCCGTCAACTGCTTTTGTTGGTGGTGGAGGAGAGCTGATCATACCCACAGAGATACTTCGTCATTCCCGCAACGATTCACGCACCATGCAAATGGATTATTG CTACGACAAATGCGGTCATGTGGTGACACCGGCAAACACCTGCAACCAGCCACAGACCAAGTCCAAGAAACACTTCCGAAGTGCCTCTTGTGACGTAAAGATGATCAAGAGCTTTGCCCGGGATCACAACTCATCTAGCGGACCTGCGGATGCGGCAGGTCAGGATGCTGGTGGTGCCAGCACAAAATACAAGAATCTCAAAAAGTTCCAAGCGCACACGCGCAATCACTCGACAGACCTACACGACTCCAGCCAACCCATCCGATATATTCAAAACCAACTCCGGCCGCAGGACTGCGCCGAAGAAGACGATGACGAAGAGCTGACCACCGGCTGCGGACATTTCGTTAAAAAGCACTCCCGGAACCACAGCTACGACCAAATATACATGCCCAATAACATACGCTTCGATGCGGACTTTCTACGTCATCCCCATTCCCACCACAATCCCAAGAAGAATGTGAATGTTTTAAAGAATGTGGTTTCGGATATTGGAAAGCTAAAGAATTCTAATGAAATAGAAGCTGGTGGATCTGGATCACGTGGACACTCCCGCAACAACTCGAAGGACTTGAACACCAAAATTACTAGTGGTACTCCTGCAAACAACGCGTCTGGTCAGGTAGTAACGGAGGCCAGCACCACGGGCCTAAGTGTGCTGCGACATCGGCGAACCAACTCCAAGGATCTAAATTATCAAGTGCTGCCGGAGTCTGCTCCCGCCAGCTCGGTGTCAGGGCACGCACATCCACAGCACACGCGAAACACGTCGCACCACAAGATACAGATCGATGACGATCGAAACGAGCTCATTCAAGACAATGATGATGAAGAGGAGGAGCGTTCCGCGTGTGCTTAG
- the LOC120449867 gene encoding protein Daple encodes MEKRATSTMQVLYAELAAAKSRSAELEEENILLRHRLNRASASHSTNAAINVEAKIMAFQLEEERDRLVETLQKHKKKYNKLHDAYLEKVKRCRALEEMFKRQKTLTGLVMKSSLDQRNAEQRMALEKRQSVQSDANELNELRAKVEKLQRALDESYDIIDEMDFELDSVDLLEMQNQSLRDELASFKANSAAGATSLPASIPNDDDPPPKYEEDYPGQHQKALQARRCSSSSESDPKDDDADAETMERAALTHSLIQTVETESNALRRELLRSRCQRTIRAKLEKESEPAD; translated from the exons ATGGAGAAAAGGGCCACATCTACCATGCAGGTTCTCTATGCAGAACTGGCAGCCg CAAAGTCTAGAAGTGctgagctggaggaggagaacATTTTGCTGCGCCATCGACTAAATCGCGCGTCTGCCAGCCACAGCACCAATGCGGCCATCAATGTGGAGGCCAAGATCATGGCCTTCCAGTTGGAGGAGGAACGAGATCGTCTGGTGGAAACACTGCAGAAGCACAAGAAGAAGTACAACAAGCTGCATGACGCTTATCTGGAGAAGGTGAAACGCTGTCGTGCCTTGGAGGAGATGTTCAAACGGCAGAAGACACTTACTGGCTTGGTGATGAAGTCTTCTTTGGACCAAAGAAATGCAG AACAACGAATGGCGTTGGAGAAAAGACAATCGGTTCAAAGCGATGCCAATGAATTGAACGAGCTGAGGGCCAAAGTGGAAAAACTTCAAAGAGCCCTTGATGAGTCATACGACATTATCGACGAAATGGATTTTGAACTTGATAGC GTGGACTTGCTGGAAATGCAAAACCAAAGCTTACGCGACGAATTGGCCTCTTTTAAGGCAAACTCAGCAGCAGGAGCGACCAGTCTTCCAGCTTCAATTCCCAACGATGACGATCCTCCGCCCAAATACGAGGAAGACTATCCCGGACAGCACCAAAAAGCTCTGCAGGCACGTCGCTGCTCCTCAAGCAGTGAATCCGACCCAAAGGATGATGATGCCGACGCAGAAACCATGGAAAGAGCTGCCCTTACCCATAGT CTCATTCAAACGGTGGAAACCGAGAGCAATGCCCTGAGACGGGAATTGTTAAGATCCCGCTGCCAACGAACAATACGAGCCAAGTTGGAGAAAGAAAGCGAGCCTGCTGATTAG
- the LOC120458287 gene encoding cuticle protein 7, producing the protein MMGKATYLLCLCLCLGSAVWAIELQAEPDYGPVAYEFQWSVNDPHTGDIKSQKETRKDDKVEGVYELIDSDGYRRIVQYKADDHNGFEAIVQREPTDIKIPLPEPPKKLLAAKILTPVLPVAPLVHYAAPKAIIKQELSAGNYVSVSGPTAQYKY; encoded by the exons ATGATGGGAAAA GCTACCTATTTGttgtgcctgtgcctgtgcctggGCAGCGCCGTTTGGGCCATTGAATTGCAGGCGGAGCCGGACTACGGACCAGTGGCCTACGAGTTCCAGTGGTCGGTGAACGATCCCCACACCGGCGACATCAAGAGCCAAAAGGAGACCCGCAAGGACGACAAAGTTGAGGGCGTCTACGAGCTAATCGACTCCGATGGCTATCGCCGCATAGTGCAGTACAAGGCGGACGATCACAACGGCTTCGAGGCGATTGTCCAGCGTGAGCCCACGGACATCAAGATACCGCTGCCGGAGCCACCCAAGAAGCTCCTGGCCGCCAAGATCCTGACTCCTGTGCTGCCGGTGGCGCCGCTCGTCCACTACGCCGCCCCCAAGGCCATCATCAAGCAGGAGTTGTCCGCCGGAAACTATGTCTCTGTGTCCGGACCCACAGCACAGTACAAGTACTGA
- the LOC120444096 gene encoding uncharacterized protein LOC120444096: LTLWPSDQWSISAKMVGCLETRPLLVTLLLALGFCLGGSKDAVPDADAKWMAPLKQYGYTPQHLKNKVEHGEFTTFELGTPNYQILNPEDEPEYITADQPHYQEMLRRLTSGRSAAETIDVEMASGTDAAQAVSDQSQSKKPSKIQVTVKPKTQLKQNRSEKLRKRSSIERRRDHKETMEQSFFSDFQVYRGLPFQSRVANLN; encoded by the coding sequence CTAACGCTCTGGCCATCGGATCAATGGAGCATCAGTGCGAAAATGGTCGGCTGCCTGGAGACACGACCACTACTGGTCACATTGCTATTGGCCCTTGGCTTTTGCCTTGGCGGTTCGAAGGATGCAGTTCCGGACGCGGATGCCAAGTGGATGGCCCCACTCAAGCAGTATGGATATACGCCGCAGCATCTGAAGAACAAAGTGGAGCACGGTGAATTCACCACCTTCGAACTGGGCACCCCCAACTACCAGATCCTCAATCCCGAAGACGAACCGGAGTACATAACTGCGGATCAACCGCATTACCAGGAGATGCTGAGGCGACTTACCAGTGGCAGAAGTGCAGCTGAGACCATTGATGTGGAAATGGCAAGTGGCACGGATGCAGCTCAAGCTGTTTCCGATCAAAGTCAATCCAAGAAACCATCGAAAATTCAAGTGACAGTTAAACCAAAGACACAACTAAAACAAAATCGCTCGGAGAAACTGAGGAAGCGCAGCTCCATCGAAAGGAGGCGTGACCACAAGGAAACCATGGAGCAAAGTTTCTTCTCGGATTTTCAGGTTTACCGAGGTTTACCCTTCCAAAGTCGTGTGGCCAATCTTAATTAA